From one Candidatus Neomarinimicrobiota bacterium genomic stretch:
- a CDS encoding TatD family hydrolase encodes MIDTHCHLNIEPLLERVDEVLEAAEQQGVGKLVVIGIDIPTSEIAVQLAEKYPQVYAAVGIHPNDCAKAPDNWENYILDMLAHQKVVAVGETGLDYYWDDAPPDLQKVFFRDHLDLALATGKPVIIHNREADQDILQQVMEHGNIRGVFHCWPSGWDLARPLIDKGYHLSFTGTVTFKKNDLVQDVAARIPMDRLMLETDSPFLTPTPHRGKRPNEPKYLIHIAEKIAELRQISLEEVAEATTRNAELFFGL; translated from the coding sequence ATGATAGATACTCACTGCCACCTGAACATCGAGCCCCTGCTGGAGCGAGTTGATGAAGTTCTTGAGGCCGCCGAACAGCAAGGTGTTGGCAAGCTGGTGGTTATCGGGATCGATATTCCCACTTCTGAGATCGCGGTTCAACTGGCTGAAAAGTATCCTCAGGTCTATGCGGCTGTAGGAATTCATCCTAACGATTGCGCCAAAGCTCCGGATAATTGGGAAAATTACATCCTGGATATGCTGGCTCACCAAAAGGTGGTGGCCGTTGGTGAAACCGGCCTGGACTATTACTGGGATGATGCACCTCCGGATCTGCAGAAAGTATTCTTCAGGGATCACCTTGACCTGGCCCTGGCTACGGGTAAACCAGTGATCATTCATAACCGGGAAGCCGACCAGGATATCTTGCAACAAGTGATGGAACATGGAAATATCAGGGGCGTTTTTCACTGTTGGCCAAGTGGGTGGGATCTTGCCAGGCCCCTGATCGACAAAGGTTACCATCTTTCGTTTACCGGGACGGTGACCTTTAAAAAGAACGACCTGGTTCAGGATGTTGCTGCCCGGATACCCATGGATCGTCTTATGTTGGAAACCGACAGCCCCTTTCTGACACCAACACCCCATCGCGGTAAGCGACCCAATGAACCAAAATATTTAATTCATATTGCTGAGAAAATTGCCGAGTTACGTCAGATCAGCCTGGAAGAAGTTGCTGAAGCAACTACCCGAAATGCAGAATTGTTTTTTGGCTTATAA